In the genome of Paenibacillus sp. FSL R5-0766, one region contains:
- a CDS encoding SMI1/KNR4 family protein: MRDDLLVQLQEWHEEDEFQEIVDAIQAIPVEERDYELVNHLGRALNNLEQYEEAVEQFLTVAKEGTGDPLWHYRIGLAYYYLEQYAHALQAFERADELDPEDEDTLEFLGWIRSKMEEPSESEPEVETDPEAVEEFRVPVDVVATFEAVPRPASGEFWNDSEQALEHYVSNPPSDGLIESVEEQLVFRLPASYIEMMKLHNGGIPYNRYFPVANTDTGATDYVEIEGILGIGREKPRTLAGAQGSWTLIEREGYPEIGVVIAVSPSESGVVMLDYRSFGNDGEPEVVYVKREHPKEIIPLAPNFETFIQGLMTPEV; this comes from the coding sequence ATGAGAGACGATCTGTTGGTTCAATTGCAAGAATGGCATGAAGAAGATGAATTTCAGGAAATTGTAGATGCAATTCAAGCCATTCCTGTGGAAGAAAGAGATTATGAGCTGGTTAACCATCTGGGACGAGCGCTGAATAACTTGGAACAGTATGAAGAGGCGGTTGAACAATTCCTGACGGTTGCTAAAGAGGGCACAGGTGACCCACTCTGGCATTATCGGATTGGACTGGCTTATTATTATCTGGAGCAATATGCTCATGCGCTGCAGGCGTTCGAAAGAGCGGATGAATTGGATCCTGAAGATGAAGATACACTGGAGTTTCTGGGATGGATTCGAAGCAAAATGGAGGAGCCGTCCGAATCTGAACCTGAAGTTGAAACGGATCCAGAGGCTGTTGAAGAATTCCGAGTACCCGTTGACGTTGTAGCGACCTTTGAAGCAGTTCCCAGACCGGCTTCCGGCGAATTCTGGAACGATAGTGAGCAGGCACTGGAGCACTATGTGTCCAATCCGCCGAGTGATGGTCTCATTGAGTCTGTGGAGGAGCAATTGGTGTTCCGACTCCCTGCCTCCTACATTGAGATGATGAAGCTACATAACGGTGGCATTCCGTACAATCGTTATTTCCCTGTAGCGAATACAGATACGGGAGCTACGGATTATGTTGAAATTGAAGGTATATTGGGCATTGGCCGTGAGAAGCCTCGCACGTTAGCTGGTGCACAAGGCAGCTGGACTTTGATTGAACGTGAAGGTTATCCGGAGATTGGTGTGGTCATCGCGGTATCTCCTTCGGAGTCAGGGGTTGTCATGCTCGATTATCGTTCATTCGGTAATGACGGAGAACCTGAGGTCGTTTATGTGAAGAGGGAG
- a CDS encoding rhamnogalacturonan lyase B N-terminal domain-containing protein: MTKSIVRKALGLFLIVVMIATAVVYPASTGHAATINVTDNGSRIEVNTGSGLVYVVNKTNGDIISAKMNGTELNSNRGSHIGSGLGSSANVTWNTSPSGSTVLITVSTSTLTHYYASRGGENIIYMATHITAQPSIGELRYIFRGNGSVLTGVPANSNNRGNTGAIESQDVFGFANGQSASKYYGNDQAKDLSVRGVTGNGVGVFMAYGNREKSSGGPFFRDIQFQSGTETEVYNYMNSGHAQTENWRLGLHGPYALIFTTGGTPSVPDFSWMSGLNLQGWVSSRGNVVLNGLSGMDTGYAYTIGFANSNAQYWVGTSSSGAAAKYSMIPGTYTMTAYKGELAVYTETVNVTAGQTTTLNTRTINNDPSKASNIWRIGNWDGTPRELLNGQTIPIRHPSDSRNPSWGPVTYATGSATNRFPAIQFRGQNSPTTITFNLNASQAASSHTLNIGITAAYNNGRPSVTVNGHALTNPAASSQPKSRSFTIGTYRGNNTTFSWNVPASYFVNGSNTITITPISGSSDLGNWLSAGWVYDCVELLN; the protein is encoded by the coding sequence ATGACCAAAAGTATAGTGAGAAAGGCGCTTGGTTTGTTTTTAATTGTCGTTATGATCGCAACAGCTGTTGTATACCCTGCATCTACCGGACACGCAGCAACCATTAATGTTACGGATAACGGCTCCAGAATTGAGGTGAACACCGGTTCAGGGTTAGTCTATGTGGTGAACAAAACCAATGGGGATATTATCTCAGCCAAAATGAACGGTACGGAGCTGAACAGCAATAGAGGATCGCACATTGGTTCAGGTTTGGGTTCCTCCGCCAATGTGACTTGGAATACCTCTCCTTCTGGATCAACCGTGTTAATCACGGTATCCACGAGCACACTGACTCACTATTATGCTTCGCGTGGTGGCGAGAATATCATATACATGGCAACGCATATCACGGCTCAACCTTCGATCGGGGAGCTGCGGTACATTTTCCGTGGTAATGGTAGTGTGTTGACAGGTGTTCCGGCAAATTCAAACAACCGGGGTAACACTGGAGCGATTGAAAGCCAGGATGTGTTCGGGTTTGCAAATGGTCAGTCGGCCTCCAAATATTATGGTAATGATCAGGCCAAAGACTTATCGGTTCGTGGAGTTACGGGTAATGGCGTCGGTGTATTTATGGCCTACGGGAATCGGGAGAAAAGCTCCGGTGGACCATTCTTCCGTGACATCCAGTTCCAAAGTGGAACAGAGACAGAAGTATATAACTATATGAACTCGGGACATGCACAGACGGAGAATTGGCGCCTGGGTCTGCATGGACCGTATGCTTTGATCTTTACAACCGGAGGTACGCCAAGTGTACCCGACTTCAGCTGGATGTCTGGTCTGAATCTGCAGGGTTGGGTATCCAGTCGGGGGAACGTGGTACTCAATGGTCTCTCCGGGATGGATACAGGGTATGCTTACACAATTGGGTTCGCCAATAGCAATGCCCAGTATTGGGTGGGGACGTCTTCAAGTGGGGCGGCCGCCAAATACAGCATGATCCCGGGCACGTACACTATGACAGCTTATAAGGGAGAACTGGCCGTATATACGGAAACGGTTAATGTCACGGCAGGACAAACGACGACACTGAATACACGTACGATCAACAATGATCCAAGTAAAGCCTCTAACATCTGGCGAATCGGCAACTGGGATGGTACACCACGGGAGCTCCTGAATGGACAGACGATTCCGATTCGTCACCCATCCGATAGTCGCAACCCAAGCTGGGGACCTGTCACCTATGCTACCGGTAGCGCGACCAATCGATTCCCGGCAATCCAGTTCCGTGGTCAGAATTCTCCAACCACAATAACGTTTAATTTGAATGCATCTCAAGCGGCATCTTCTCATACGCTCAACATCGGGATTACCGCTGCCTACAATAATGGCAGACCTAGTGTAACGGTTAATGGACATGCTTTAACCAATCCTGCTGCATCTTCACAGCCCAAATCTCGCAGCTTCACCATTGGTACGTATCGTGGGAACAACACAACCTTTAGCTGGAATGTTCCAGCATCCTACTTCGTGAATGGTTCCAATACCATCACGATTACGCCGATCAGCGGTTCCAGTGACTTGGGTAACTGGTTAAGTGCAGGTTGGGTCTACGATTGTGTTGAGTTGCTGAATTGA
- a CDS encoding AraC family transcriptional regulator, producing MDTLRRLNEALNYIEEHLMDGVDMKEISRIACCSEYHFTRMFSFLSGVTLSEYIRRRRLTLAAMELSQSDSKIIDIALKYGYTSPDSFTRAFQSMHGTTPSEARNHGPSLKAFPRMTFQLTIQGGSEMNYRIEDKEAFRIVGIRKRVPIVFHGVNPEIAAMYQSLTPELIDTIKGASNVQPLGLISASAHFSEGRMAEQGELDHYIGAATTKDTPEGLEQLEVPASTWAVFTVVGPFPGTLQEVWGRIYAEWFPSSDYELSEGPEMLWNEHKDVTVEQYRSEIWIPIRKR from the coding sequence ATGGATACGCTGAGGCGGTTAAATGAAGCCTTGAATTATATTGAGGAGCATCTGATGGATGGCGTGGACATGAAGGAGATTTCCCGGATTGCCTGCTGCTCGGAGTATCATTTTACACGCATGTTCTCTTTTCTTAGTGGTGTAACGCTCTCGGAATATATTCGGCGTCGCCGCTTGACGCTTGCTGCCATGGAGCTAAGTCAAAGTGACAGCAAAATCATTGATATTGCGCTAAAGTACGGGTATACATCGCCGGATTCTTTCACTAGGGCATTTCAAAGCATGCATGGCACTACGCCCTCCGAAGCACGAAACCATGGCCCTTCCCTTAAAGCCTTCCCACGGATGACATTTCAACTGACCATTCAAGGAGGAAGCGAAATGAACTACCGTATTGAAGATAAAGAGGCGTTTCGAATCGTGGGTATTCGTAAAAGGGTGCCAATTGTATTTCACGGAGTTAATCCGGAGATCGCGGCGATGTATCAGAGCCTTACACCGGAATTGATCGATACCATCAAGGGGGCATCGAACGTCCAGCCTCTGGGCTTAATCAGTGCTTCAGCCCATTTCAGTGAGGGGCGGATGGCAGAACAAGGAGAACTGGATCATTACATTGGCGCAGCTACGACAAAAGATACGCCTGAAGGACTGGAACAGCTCGAGGTTCCTGCTTCAACGTGGGCTGTATTTACTGTCGTTGGCCCGTTTCCAGGCACGCTTCAGGAGGTGTGGGGCCGGATCTACGCGGAGTGGTTTCCTTCATCGGACTATGAGCTGAGTGAGGGTCCGGAAATGTTATGGAATGAGCACAAGGATGTTACTGTAGAGCAATATAGAAGTGAGATATGGATACCTATTCGGAAGAGATGA
- a CDS encoding cytoplasmic protein yields MNNTIYLRRANKLIIESNEGEQQLPKTHLATALKNIEALGYTFSDELMQAMRQLSKEQFEAVYIQLEADLRVMVGAHVKYKPMYAGFPMQVMHADEAELYLNAIIHYLTNLNVVYPDQQCVERMPLLEKTDLKVIGLGNQQAFQKLIRQIIEAKGSISETDKADIDTVLEHADPEDVNALLPAEIPFKENVGFVVASLLKHEKANIDRIGPYFKTASDVLRLAVAWSDGDVSLAMASPFRKFKRRERRLLLGLLEQCGSITEDMLRYKNRWIRLGEILHPSEYKLRYPRCEEAFDILRNNKPYSTFNGSVELAFQYRNVWSLIDLLSQRPGEFARRLDHLLRMTEDEAYVLLAFGEVLEQVSTPVLLQVRQHFTQRNEPQDLRVFFPKGNVAKAFAVPNELPDIDEATCQEVVQLCERALVERFAVLPTLGKTYVDPQLHDYLVPFSQRSASKALRTIVRGSRVPMAEGDTIRFFNWWKEGDVDGKSTGRVDIDLSAVMYDKDWNYVEHISYTNLRSSNYKAVHSGDIVTAPNGASEFIDLHIPSIVAYGGRYVVATLLSFTSHPYCDLPECFVGWMMRKKPGSGEIFEPSTVANKIDITADTQIAIPVIMDMVERTVIWTDLALTSHPDYYNNVEGNQKGMVLMGKALTNLRKPDLHDLFMLHAKARGELVDTMDQADTIYSVDQGVTPYDIEQIMEEYLV; encoded by the coding sequence ATGAACAATACGATCTATTTGCGCAGAGCGAACAAACTCATTATCGAATCAAACGAAGGGGAACAACAGTTGCCGAAGACACATCTGGCGACTGCCCTCAAAAATATTGAAGCACTCGGATACACCTTCTCGGATGAGCTAATGCAGGCGATGCGGCAGCTGTCCAAGGAACAATTTGAAGCAGTATATATTCAACTTGAGGCTGATCTGAGAGTCATGGTCGGCGCACATGTGAAATACAAACCGATGTATGCAGGATTCCCGATGCAGGTGATGCATGCGGATGAAGCGGAGTTATACCTTAATGCAATTATTCATTATCTGACCAACCTGAATGTGGTCTATCCCGATCAACAATGTGTGGAGAGAATGCCTTTGCTGGAGAAGACGGACTTGAAAGTCATTGGTTTGGGAAACCAGCAAGCATTCCAGAAACTCATCCGTCAGATCATTGAAGCAAAAGGTTCCATCTCGGAAACTGACAAGGCCGATATCGACACGGTATTGGAGCATGCAGACCCGGAAGACGTGAATGCGCTATTACCCGCTGAGATTCCGTTCAAAGAAAATGTGGGCTTTGTGGTTGCCTCGCTGTTGAAGCATGAAAAAGCGAACATCGACCGGATCGGTCCGTATTTCAAAACGGCAAGTGATGTCCTCCGTCTAGCTGTTGCTTGGTCCGATGGTGATGTCAGCCTCGCAATGGCTTCTCCCTTCCGAAAATTCAAACGCCGTGAAAGACGCCTTTTGCTCGGATTGCTGGAGCAATGCGGCTCCATCACGGAGGATATGCTGCGATATAAAAATCGCTGGATTCGCCTCGGTGAAATTCTGCATCCTTCGGAATATAAGCTTCGGTATCCACGATGCGAGGAAGCCTTTGATATTTTGCGTAATAATAAACCGTATTCGACCTTCAACGGAAGTGTGGAGCTTGCCTTCCAATATCGGAATGTCTGGAGTCTGATTGATCTGTTGTCACAGCGTCCAGGTGAATTCGCGAGAAGACTGGATCACTTGCTGCGGATGACCGAAGATGAAGCGTATGTACTGCTGGCATTCGGGGAGGTATTGGAGCAAGTATCTACCCCGGTCTTGTTGCAAGTGAGACAGCATTTTACACAGCGTAATGAACCGCAGGATCTGCGTGTCTTCTTCCCAAAAGGCAATGTAGCCAAAGCTTTTGCTGTTCCGAATGAGCTGCCAGACATCGATGAAGCCACGTGTCAGGAGGTCGTGCAGTTATGCGAACGGGCGCTGGTAGAGCGCTTCGCTGTCCTTCCCACGCTTGGAAAGACCTATGTCGATCCACAGCTTCATGATTATCTGGTACCCTTTTCTCAGAGATCGGCAAGCAAGGCTCTACGTACCATCGTTCGTGGAAGCCGTGTGCCGATGGCAGAGGGTGATACCATTCGATTCTTCAACTGGTGGAAAGAGGGGGACGTGGATGGAAAGTCTACAGGGCGCGTGGACATTGACTTGTCTGCGGTGATGTACGATAAGGACTGGAACTATGTGGAGCATATTTCCTATACGAATCTGCGATCCTCTAACTATAAGGCTGTTCATAGCGGAGATATCGTGACAGCACCTAACGGAGCAAGTGAGTTCATTGATCTGCATATTCCATCCATCGTGGCCTATGGTGGACGATATGTGGTGGCAACCCTGCTTTCGTTCACCAGTCATCCGTATTGTGATCTGCCGGAATGTTTTGTAGGCTGGATGATGCGGAAGAAGCCAGGGTCTGGAGAGATTTTCGAACCGTCCACCGTAGCGAACAAAATCGATATTACTGCTGATACGCAGATTGCGATCCCTGTCATTATGGACATGGTCGAACGCACCGTCATCTGGACAGACCTGGCGCTGACAAGCCATCCCGATTACTACAATAATGTGGAAGGCAATCAAAAAGGCATGGTCCTGATGGGTAAAGCACTAACAAATTTACGCAAACCCGATCTGCATGACTTGTTCATGCTCCATGCCAAAGCTAGAGGAGAGCTGGTGGATACAATGGATCAGGCAGATACGATCTATTCGGTGGATCAAGGCGTTACTCCGTATGATATCGAGCAGATTATGGAGGAGTATCTGGTTTGA
- a CDS encoding S-layer homology domain-containing protein, producing the protein MTRVWSRVLSLVMVASILPTPILFPAIEAHADTENPASNSTAITAGGYPGGVSDGLISWIDVERSMNLAADGSKITSLTDLVDLDPNVEHDNVWSIVNPNTLVTGAINFNSGILIDGNKGYYVREPFHTTDVAREAFSIQGAAASGFPWHFGGQGSTDTYSTSVIRSSFGNAGNDELIRDNAGNPYQLGKADIFNVLRTENYFGMYLNHTKLIDKTTAGTANFNSASSATGYYFGAGHNRRFNGLISETILYNRELQDVERAKVYSYLGLKYGITLADNYVASDWNGVEGTVFWNSSNQADYKNRITGIGRDDLGAQNQKQSKSQGVGSNVAIALGDTIHSDNVDNENTMDNNSFFMFADKSANDTVSYVSAPIVKDGFRVKIMDRSYQVDKTNWNDQDITLQVDDAEGLKPSYIILSQDDSFDNNDTFYPVTDGKVTLNSSNFADGSYFTFAAAYPEPKDAHLLTSQVNDDGTLNLTFNRDVKSDDLKGFTVTIGGTVYDNLSQFIANGSTISIPLTEAQLESGEEITINYDGSGTLRDALTGLKVDEFDQAIHAVNTMPLAKKVKEALALSNGDYTTDSWNALQTKVQEAQTLLSNPLVTQTQVNDLLSVLDNAIDGLVKNQPKADSGSFIEGESTISIHFDKSIEVVSEVDLSSAFTVTIGGQTVEVVGAVIDGSDPTKLILTLPESVKLSSDEKVNVAYNGTSGYLKGEGAEGTLVHDFQFDLEDPFASALKITEPAGSTSDKKPAVSGAVHTDTDMLSAVLKDADGNVVDVAGSLIWNAGDPNWSYHLDEDLAPGTYTVEVTAVDGGRSVTKTKTFTIVKEALTQLSLTDSFGKNIALNQAFDPNQFNYAATVTNDVYNLRIYPTAPDSADKIEILHDGIWKEVESGNSSDDLALKVGSNTIVIRVTDTNGLQTEYTTVITRASSDNGNNGGGNNGGGNNGGGNTGGNGGSTPAPAPVPTPTPAPVKDNLETTRDGSHQPFATSKPSDNKETLVQVDPAKLNVAMSQGTGQQFAIHSPNDGDMKVDGLTLETLKQLVDQGSKLNISNPLAIYPVPGGKMEVNGVSKQLGNSALNDIDVHVNIARSSDALIDSAETRAASQGYELLVTPVDLDLTFTKDGQTVRSGQLNGYAPKYIALPEGIDLNRITTGVIINPDGSIFHVPTVVTKIDSRYYALINDLRSSGSYSVIWNPQDFEDARSHWGKTDVNNIAARLDLQGNGDNTFSPNRQVTRSEFAEIVVLGLGLMRQDAPQNLFPDVNDSAWFRSAVALANEFGIVRGYDNGNFYGNQEITREQGFAMVARAYRLIEPEAVINPDQMNSELERYSDAADVSNWAKEDVAQLIAAGIIQGNGPEVLSPKTTMTRAEVTALIARMLKVTNLIDQ; encoded by the coding sequence ATGACAAGAGTATGGTCAAGGGTTCTTTCTTTGGTGATGGTTGCGAGTATATTGCCTACACCAATTTTGTTTCCAGCCATAGAAGCTCATGCAGATACTGAAAATCCTGCATCCAACAGTACCGCGATTACCGCAGGGGGATATCCGGGTGGTGTAAGCGACGGACTCATATCATGGATTGATGTTGAGCGAAGTATGAATCTGGCAGCTGACGGCAGTAAAATCACTTCTTTGACCGATCTGGTAGATCTGGACCCCAATGTAGAACATGATAATGTATGGAGTATCGTAAATCCTAATACCTTAGTTACAGGTGCCATTAACTTTAACAGCGGTATATTAATTGATGGTAACAAAGGATACTATGTCAGGGAGCCTTTCCATACAACGGATGTCGCTCGTGAGGCATTTTCCATTCAAGGAGCTGCTGCGAGTGGTTTCCCATGGCATTTTGGCGGCCAAGGAAGTACCGACACGTACAGTACAAGTGTAATCAGATCTTCATTTGGCAATGCAGGGAACGACGAATTGATTCGAGATAATGCAGGTAACCCGTATCAGTTAGGGAAAGCAGATATTTTCAATGTACTTCGCACTGAGAATTACTTTGGGATGTATTTAAATCATACGAAGTTAATCGATAAAACAACTGCAGGAACAGCGAACTTTAATAGTGCCTCGAGTGCTACGGGTTACTACTTCGGAGCAGGGCATAATCGAAGGTTTAATGGACTAATATCGGAAACGATATTATATAATCGCGAGTTACAGGACGTTGAAAGAGCTAAAGTGTACAGTTACTTGGGGTTAAAATACGGAATCACTCTGGCAGACAACTATGTTGCCAGTGATTGGAACGGAGTAGAAGGTACTGTTTTCTGGAATTCGTCGAACCAGGCAGATTACAAGAATCGCATTACCGGGATTGGCCGTGATGACTTAGGTGCCCAGAACCAGAAACAATCCAAGTCACAAGGAGTCGGCTCAAATGTAGCCATTGCTCTTGGAGATACGATTCATTCAGATAATGTCGACAATGAGAATACGATGGATAACAACTCCTTCTTTATGTTTGCAGACAAGAGCGCGAACGATACCGTATCTTATGTAAGTGCACCCATCGTGAAAGATGGCTTTCGTGTAAAGATCATGGATCGTTCATATCAGGTGGACAAAACAAACTGGAATGATCAAGATATCACACTTCAAGTGGATGATGCTGAAGGCTTAAAACCAAGCTACATCATTCTTAGCCAAGATGACTCTTTTGACAACAATGATACCTTTTATCCAGTAACGGATGGAAAGGTTACATTAAACAGTTCCAACTTTGCGGACGGTTCTTACTTCACGTTTGCAGCTGCTTATCCGGAACCTAAAGATGCTCACTTGCTAACATCGCAAGTCAATGACGATGGAACTTTGAATCTAACCTTCAATCGTGACGTGAAATCGGATGATTTGAAGGGCTTCACCGTCACAATTGGAGGTACCGTGTATGATAATCTGAGTCAATTTATAGCTAATGGATCTACGATTTCCATTCCTCTGACGGAAGCTCAGCTTGAATCGGGAGAAGAAATTACAATTAACTATGACGGTAGTGGCACGTTGAGAGACGCGTTAACCGGACTCAAGGTTGATGAATTCGATCAGGCTATTCATGCAGTCAATACAATGCCATTAGCGAAAAAAGTGAAAGAAGCCTTAGCTTTATCGAATGGTGATTACACGACTGATTCATGGAATGCATTGCAAACCAAAGTCCAAGAGGCACAGACACTTTTGAGCAATCCTTTGGTAACACAGACTCAGGTAAATGACCTGTTAAGTGTATTGGATAACGCAATCGATGGATTGGTCAAGAATCAACCCAAAGCGGACAGCGGCAGCTTCATCGAGGGCGAAAGCACGATATCCATACATTTTGATAAAAGTATCGAAGTAGTTTCTGAAGTGGATCTAAGTAGTGCATTTACAGTTACGATAGGTGGGCAAACCGTAGAAGTTGTCGGAGCTGTCATCGATGGATCTGATCCTACAAAATTGATTTTGACCTTGCCCGAATCGGTTAAATTATCAAGTGATGAGAAGGTTAACGTTGCTTACAATGGAACATCTGGCTATCTAAAAGGCGAGGGAGCAGAAGGGACATTGGTTCATGATTTCCAATTCGATTTGGAAGACCCATTCGCGAGCGCGCTGAAGATTACTGAACCAGCAGGGAGTACTTCAGATAAGAAGCCAGCGGTTTCGGGTGCGGTCCATACGGATACAGATATGCTGAGTGCAGTGTTGAAAGATGCGGATGGAAATGTAGTTGATGTTGCAGGAAGTTTGATCTGGAATGCTGGGGACCCAAACTGGTCCTATCATCTGGATGAAGATCTGGCACCCGGCACTTATACCGTTGAGGTAACAGCAGTGGACGGAGGACGTTCCGTTACAAAAACGAAAACATTTACTATTGTAAAAGAAGCACTGACACAGCTCAGTCTGACCGATTCATTTGGGAAAAATATTGCGTTGAACCAAGCATTTGATCCAAACCAATTCAACTACGCAGCAACGGTAACCAATGATGTGTACAATCTACGTATTTACCCGACTGCTCCTGATTCTGCAGACAAAATTGAGATTTTGCATGATGGAATCTGGAAGGAAGTGGAGAGTGGCAATAGTAGTGATGATCTTGCACTTAAGGTAGGTTCAAACACAATTGTCATTAGAGTTACAGATACGAATGGCTTGCAGACGGAGTACACTACGGTTATCACCAGAGCATCCAGTGACAATGGTAACAATGGTGGAGGCAATAACGGTGGCGGGAACAATGGCGGTGGAAATACGGGAGGTAACGGTGGAAGCACACCTGCCCCTGCGCCAGTACCAACACCAACTCCGGCACCCGTGAAGGATAATCTGGAAACAACTCGGGATGGTAGCCATCAACCATTTGCTACATCCAAACCATCTGACAACAAAGAAACATTGGTTCAAGTTGATCCAGCCAAGCTGAATGTTGCCATGTCACAAGGCACAGGCCAGCAGTTCGCCATTCATTCACCAAATGATGGGGATATGAAGGTGGACGGTTTAACCCTCGAAACACTGAAACAATTGGTGGATCAAGGTTCCAAACTGAACATTAGCAATCCGCTGGCGATCTATCCGGTACCTGGCGGTAAAATGGAAGTGAATGGTGTGTCCAAACAGCTTGGTAATTCAGCATTGAATGATATTGATGTCCATGTTAATATCGCACGTTCCTCGGATGCTTTGATTGACAGTGCCGAGACAAGAGCCGCATCCCAAGGATACGAGTTACTTGTCACACCGGTTGATCTGGATCTGACGTTTACGAAAGATGGACAGACCGTGCGATCCGGCCAGCTGAACGGTTATGCACCGAAGTATATTGCACTTCCGGAAGGTATCGACCTGAACCGGATTACCACAGGCGTAATCATTAATCCGGACGGTAGCATTTTCCATGTACCAACGGTTGTCACGAAGATCGATAGTCGTTACTATGCACTCATTAATGACTTGCGTAGCAGCGGAAGCTACTCGGTTATCTGGAACCCGCAGGATTTTGAAGATGCCAGATCCCATTGGGGCAAAACGGATGTGAACAACATCGCTGCGAGATTAGATCTGCAAGGTAACGGAGATAACACATTCTCACCGAACCGTCAGGTTACTCGTTCCGAGTTTGCCGAGATTGTTGTACTTGGACTGGGCTTAATGCGTCAGGATGCACCACAGAATCTATTCCCTGACGTTAACGATTCCGCATGGTTCCGCTCCGCGGTAGCCCTTGCGAATGAATTCGGTATCGTTCGCGGTTACGATAATGGGAACTTCTACGGTAATCAGGAGATCACACGCGAGCAAGGATTTGCGATGGTTGCTCGTGCCTACCGTCTAATCGAACCGGAAGCAGTGATCAATCCAGATCAGATGAACTCTGAACTGGAACGTTACAGTGATGCAGCGGATGTATCGAATTGGGCAAAAGAAGATGTAGCCCAGTTGATTGCAGCCGGAATCATCCAAGGTAACGGGCCAGAGGTTCTGAGTCCAAAGACCACGATGACTCGTGCTGAGGTCACTGCATTGATTGCAAGAATGTTGAAAGTAACCAACTTGATTGATCAATAA